Genomic window (Arachis hypogaea cultivar Tifrunner chromosome 13, arahy.Tifrunner.gnm2.J5K5, whole genome shotgun sequence):
ACAATCTAATTTGAATGAAAAGTAAGCTGATATAGATGCTACAACCACTTGTTTTACATGGTTTTTTGTAATTATTTCTAAAGAAAAGCAATTGCAAGTGAATTAGATTTCAGCTTTTGGGGAAACTATTTTATCTTTTCTATAATTAGAAATTTTAGTATAGATTCTATTCAATGATtagattacactttgattatataAAGTATTCGATATAATCAATTACCTTTTGCCACTGATTCAATTATAATTTACACTTTGGGTGCTATGTggtatttttttgtataaaaaaaacattaattGAAGTGCATTTGTTAAGGTGTTCGAATTTAAAAACTATTTGGAAATTATTTAATTGTCTCACTCATTGATAATTACTTTTCTTAGTTTGAGTGGATACATAAGATGTTAAGAGCAAACACACTATAATTATAGCAAGTTAGCAACAAATTTTCCTTTAACTGCCTATTCCATTCACATGTATGTTACTGGAGGGAAGTGATGGAATGTGGTGGCTATCCCTTTCCAAGGCTTAGCATGCTACAAACCTAACTTGCGATAGATCATCTTTGAGGGGAATGTTCTAATTGAACCTAATCCTAACatgaaatttttttgttcttatgtTATGTCAAGCAAACTCGAAATCCCTGTTTGCAACAACCTGATAAATTTGATTACTAGCACCAGGAATATAGTTtttccttaaattttttttatacctATCATTATAAATGAATGTAATCACATAATGATTTTGCCTATTCAGCATACAATAGAAAATCTCACCTTAGGTGGTTTGATTATGTATGGACAAGATTCATAAAAGTTCTAGTAATGAGATTAGATCAGATAGTAATACTTCAATAGTTGGAGATAGAGGGATACAAAGACAAACTATCGGTGAAGCCGTGAAGAAATATTTAGATTTAAATTGGATGTCTATGCATCTTATTTTGTAATAGGATACCTTGGTGTTTTAAAGCAACCAACCCACTTAGTGAAACATGAATGGTTATTGTCCATGGTTGATCAACATTCATAATACTTGTTAATTGTGTTTCCTGTATCACACGTTTTGGTTTCTTTAGGCATAGTGATTCAAAAAATGCAATAAAGGATGAGAAAGGGTGTTCATCTACTGAGGACGATATGGCAGACATATATCCTTTACAACTTAAGCTAAATGTTCAGAAAGAAACAAAATCATTGGGAGTAAGAATAAGCAAAAAGGTAACTAGTTTTTACTCCTTTTATTATTGCTGTTGTTCAAGGGTATCTAATGACTAATGGCTAAGGCATTTGGATTAATATTCCAcaattattttgtcaattttttagTTATCAATGTTGATGAAATGTTGGTGGAACCATGGTGTTTTGATGCTTTAAGATAATGATAAACCATAATAGAAACATACTGAAAagagaaaatatgaaagaaaaatcgATTCCacaatgattgaaaattaattttctgCATGTAAGTAAATAACTCGCTTGAGCAGTTATTATTGCCAAAaggctttatatatgagtagCAATATTGTCTGGTTAGGTTCAATATGGCTTTCCTTTTTTGTTCATAAGTTTTCAGGCAATCATGGTACTCATTTCAATTATCTCTTTCTTCAAATCCTAATCCAGTTTCCCATTTTTTCCCTTCTTCATAGGACAACGCACCTGAGCTCTTTAAAAGATCCTGTAAAATATTTGGTGTAGATACAGAGATGGTAAGATAACATTCTGTTTGCAGTTTTACCTATCAAATTAGAACAGAAAAATAGATACATTTTCAGCAATCTTATTGAAACTGCAAGAAATTGAGGATTTCTGACCTGTTATTGCACAGTTACGCATTTGGGACTTTTCAGGTCGGACAACCTTATTTTTTCTGAATGACAAAAGCAAGATTTCATCCGAAGGTCAAAAGCAGTCCGAGGAGGTAAATTAGATTATATTTTGCTTAACAAATTTCTAtacttttcttcttatttttatcattataaGTTCCTTATTGTTTATTGTGGatacctttttttctttttgtttcctgcATTTCTTCAATTGTTTAATTGAATTGACACTCTACATGAGGTTTGTAGATACAACGGCATTGGTCCATGATTTTAGTTTTGATCACATGTTGAATGTGTTTGGCAGAGAAAAACGCATCATCTTGGAAGTATATTAGCTTATTGTCCTTTTTGCCTCAAATGACATGTCATTTTTTTGCCTGGAATCTTTATTTTTAGCATTTTTGTAGAACAGTAACTTGTCTTCTCTCTTGATGGCTGCTAGTTGATAATTGTGACAACTTTGCCGTATGAATTATTGACTATGATTCAATAGTGCTTTATGTGCAATATTAATATGACTCTTAAAGATATACAGATTTTTCTAGAGTTGCAAGTTTATGGGTTGTCAGACCCATCGAgatgtaaagaagggaagaaagacGAGACTAATAGTTCGTTTAAGATGAATGGTAGCGCTTTTTCCCCTGGCGAAGCTGGTTCATTGGGATTAACCGGATTGCAAAACCTGGGAAATACTTGTTTCATGAACAGTGCTCTCCAGTGCCTAGCACACACACCAAAGCTTGTTGACTATTTTCTTGAAGATTATGCCAAAGAAATAAATCATGATAACCCATTGGGAATGGATGTATGTTACCATTATTTAGCTGCTTGTACTTTATTagcttgatatatctggaaattcTCTTGTAGGTAAATTCTATTCTTAGGAAGTCCTTCACTTTATATTCTTTGAATTTGCTTCTCTCCAGGGTGAGATAGCTTTGGCATTTGGAGATTTACTTAGGAAGCTATGGGCTCCTGGAGCGGGTCCGGTAGCACCAAGAGCTTTCAAAGCAAAGCTTGCTAGATTTGCACCTCAATTTAGTGGATTTAATCAGCATGATTCCCAAGTTAGTGAATCTTGGTCCTTCATTCTAtgcttatatttttattattattttattttggccTTTTGAATATTATTTCTCATGTATCCTTCCATTGTCTACAATATTTTTTCCCCACAGGAGCTTCTTGCTTTCTTATTGGATGGACTTCATGAAGATTTGAATCGTGTTAAACGTAAGCCATATATTGAAGCCAAGGATGCTGATGATCGACCAGATACAGAGGTTGCCGACGAATATTGGCATAACCATTTGGCTCGCAAtgattctataattgttgatgtGTGCCAAGTATGTATCCTCTTGTTTTGTGCAAATGCAATCACAGTGTTAATTGATTAGTTGTTCTGATTCCGAGATTATGTTGGAAAGTGTTAATAGATTTTCCTTTTCCATATTTATCATTCACTCAAACATTTATAACTTTAGTATACTATAAACAGTTACTTAGATAGAGTTCAAACTTAAGCAAGCAGGGTGGCAAAGTGACACATCTTTATGTCAGTCAATTATGTCAAATTAATATGTTGAAAAATTTAGAGCATGCAATGTCTACAGTATGATGAATTCAGACATAATATTATATAGGGCAAACACttgttcaaaaaaataaaatttaaaaattcatttggATTTTTAATTCTACTGGATCTTCCATAAATAATAAAGATCATTCATAAATAGACAGGATTAAAAATCATGACCTTTAAAATGTCAATGTTGTATATGACCCTTAGGTGATCTTAGTATCTTGATCAATTATGAAGTATAGCAGTAGCAGttgatgcaaaaaaaaaatggagtAACAAGAAAGTTGGATCATAAATTCAAGTTAAGAATGATCTGTGATTCTCTCCTGCTTCTAGAATACTGCAATCTACACACTTTTTCAACTGTTGCTGGGTTTTCCTTCTGTCCATGTGAATTAAATTCGGTACCTTTTCTTCCTAACATTATTCTGTTTGCTTTATGAACCACCATTATTATCTTATGCAGGGTCAATATAAATCAACATTAGTTTGTCCAATTTGTAGAAAGGTCTCTGTGACATTTGATCCATTCATGTACTTATCATTACCTCTGCCGTCGACAACAATGAGAACAATGACTTTGACTGTTGTGAATAATGGCATTAATGGAATTACTCAGTTATCACCATACACTATTTCCGTCCCAAAAAATGGAAAACTTCAAGATCTGACTAGAGCTTTAGGCATTGCATGTTCTTTGGGGCTTGATGAAACTTTATTGGTGGCTGAGGTATATCTGTTCAgtttaaaaatctaatttgaagccagttcttttcttctttgagtttcattatgGATACCTAAACATATTGTAGAAAATTATATGTCTAAAGCATGGGCTGTGGTACAGGCATACAACAACATGATTATACGTTTTCTTGAAGATCCATCTGATTCATTATCCTTAATCAGAGATGCTGACAGACTTGTTGCTTACCGATTTATGAAAGATAATAGTGATGGACCTTTTCTTGTCTTTACAAATCAGCAGATGGAGAAGTAAGATTTTTGTCTGAAGAGGACTATCTGTTAAATCAATTCCTTTCTTGTGATAATACAAAGTAATAGTGTTTGCGATTTCACGAGCAAGACTCGtcaaaatctctcaaatcagTCTAAGATGTATTAGCTACCATTATAAGCAATCAGGAAATTATTCCAGCCTAAGATTCCTCTGTAGAAACTAGAAACATGGATGACTTCAGTTTTAAAAGAACGAGGTTATGTTATTTGATCAAGACAGTTTTGCTAGGGAATCGTTGGTATCCATGATATATTGTttccaatttatatttttttatgtcttcTTTCTATAAATATGTTGCCAAATTTTGACCGTAAACTCACGGGATATAGAAAGCCATAACAGAACTGAACTATGAAGCTTGTTGGTAGAATAAAAGGAAATGTCATCATATAATATCTCAAATACCTTGTTTAAGTTTAGCATTATTATTTGACATCTCCCATAATTAGATGGTTTTAATTTACCTTTGCAATTGACAGTTTGAACTACTCTATCAGTTGAATGCTCACTGCCAGACTATAAACAAAAATTGGGTTCATATACGCACTTATAATCTGCATGCCATGCATAGGCTTTTATTGTTTACTTGTGTTTCTCCTTACCATCGTTAACTTTGGATTTTTACAAATCTTGTCAGGCAGCAAACTCATGGGAAATCAACTCCAAATTGGAAGGCTTTTGGAGTTCCTATTGTGTCTAAGCATTGCAATGTTACAAAAGGATCTGATCTCCGTGATCTCTATCTAAAGTTGCTAAAttcatttcaaatttcaactgaAGAGTCCTTAGAAAATTTAGATTTGAGTAACAAAACGGAAAGAATGGCAGAAACGGAGGGGATGGAGTCACCTCATTTAAGTTCAAGTATGAATGGGGAAGATTCTTCTTCAGATGGAGGACTGGAGTTTTACATAACAGATGAAAAAGGGATTGTCAAGGATTCCAAGATATCAATGAATGAGCCACTGGAAATAAATCAAGAGTTGAGGCTGCTGCATGTGCTTGTATATTGGTCAGATAAACAGATTCAACAATTTGATTCCCAGCTTTTCAGTCCATTGCCTGAGGTTTACAAGTCTGGCTTTTTGGCAAAGAAACCTCAGGAGTCAGCTTCACTATACAAGTGCCTTGATACATTCTTGCAAGAAGAACCTCTTGGACCCGAAGACATGTGGTTAGTTACTATACAACTGCAACATTAAGGAAAAGAACTATAAATCTTTGATTGGCAATttgatttgcattttcttttgcttaCAATTGAATGGGATACTGTGTATCTAAATACTCTAAatactatatttttcttaaaatgatTTTCATTAAGTTTATATCGTCTTGCATGAAGTATTTCGTGAGCAGTGATACTTTTTTCTAAGGTGGATTTGTGTAATTCTAGGTACTGCCCTAGCTGTAAAAAACATCGTCAAGCCAGTAAGAAGCTAGATCTTTGGAGACTTCCTGAGATTTTGGTCATTCATCTTAAGAGGTTTCAATATAGTCGTTACATGAAGAACAAGCTGGAAACATATGTTGACTTTCCCGTGGATAATCTTGATTTGTCAGCTTATATTTCTCACAGGAATGGCAAATCTTACCAATACATGCTATATGCTATCAGTAACCATTATGGAAGTATGGGAGGTGGTCATTACACAGCTTTTGTCCATGTAAGTGCTCATTTTTAAGCATATAATTTTGGGTACGATGAGATTTTTTACCTATAAAACAAACCTAAGTTTGTGGATTATTGGAAATAGTTTCAATCCTTTGTAAAATTCTGAACTTCACAATGAAAGGTTGTCTTGTTTTGTTTAGAGGGTAAGCTTGGCACAATAGTAATGTTTCTCCATTGGTTTACTTATTATGCAAATTGCAATGATTGTGAAAAGTTGATCCTATTGGATAACATTGTTACTatcattatataatatatatggtaTGTTCACCCTCATTGATTTGTGCTACCATGTTTCATGTAGCATGGTGGTGATCAATGGTACGACTTCGACGATAGCAATGTTCATCCCATTAGCAAGGAGAAGATAAAGTCATCAGCTGCCTATGTTCTTTTCTACAGAAAAGTTGTCGAAGGATAAACATAACAGTAGAGTTGCACATAGTTCAAATAGCATTGAAGCTAGGAATCATTGATTCATACATTATTATAGTCTTACAGGTATACCTAACAAAAggtagaatatttttttgttcacatgttttacattttttggCTAGTTGTGTTTTAGAGTGGGATTAGAAAGGAAGGGGATATTGTAAAGATTAGTGGGGTATTAAGAATTAGAACTTTAACAGTTGAAAGCGCATGGTGTAGAAATGTTGACAATCATTTATTGGACAGAAATGTTGTACTAGCTCGTAAGAGTTGGTAATTTATTGGATTATATTTTGTCCCTATTtcgcatctttttttttttttttcttcaaaaccaAGAACATCTTATAATTCATTAATTTTCTATTTCCTTTCAAGCGTGCTGTCATAACTTCAATTATTCAAGAGTTGCAAAAGAagtttgagagaaaaaaaaaacttgtttgaaAGGGCTTCATTGAAGATTATGTTCTTTTTCCTTCATTTGCCAATTACAAATAATGATTGAGCAAAGATGTTACCTTGATTCAAATGTTCAGATACATTTTGTGTTACTAATAGATGCTTAGCTAAAATAATATACATGACAGTAGTTCATGAAGTTCTGTCTTTGCAGGGGGAAGAAAATAAAGCAATTACTAGCAaccatagtttctttttcttttctatttttaatgtgtattttgctGAGGAATTAGGGAGAATGAAGTGGAAAAAAACAAACACTGCATAGTTTGCATTCTTAAAGAAGAAGTGGATCTGAGTAGTACTGTAATGTATGGCATTTGTCAGTTCTCAGAAGTATGGACCATGTTTCCAATTTGGGGTTAAGGTGTGCCAGAACTCCTCTTTGATTTTTGTACTAATAGTAGTTAATGCAGCCTTAATCTAACACAGGACCACTTTTCAAATTCTGCTCAACACTGGTTCTCACTTGTAACCTTTCTAATTTTGAAATGTATTGTTTGTATTCTCTTCTGTCTCGTACAAGGAATTGGGATGGTGGAGGAGTATGCAGGATTTGGTGTACACCACAAAATGAGTATAGAAAATGTGAcggaaacttttttttttatggtaATTAATTAGCTTTTAATAAAGAATGTACTAGATTATCGAGAAACataaggtaaaaaaaaaatcgataTTTTACTTAAAATAGAAAGAgtaaattaaatatgtaaaattgtcaaacttagtaaaaattttataaaaacgattaatttatttaaaattataatatcaaaaaattttaataaagttAAATCGAGATCCTAACTTAGAACTACGCATAAACAGTTCGCACTGTTGAGATAATAAAGTGTGGAATATTAAAATGAAATAATATTTTGTTCCAATAGTATAtaagagattttgtttattttgacACCACTCGGGGCAACATTCACAAGTCGATAGGATTGACGTATTGCCATTAATGTAAAGTCGAAAAAGATGATGATCAAACTAGACATTGAAGATTAACTCAGGATCTAGAGGGGTCCTGAAGAGGCCTCCCCCaagatttttataatatattaatatatataaatattaatgaaTAATATTTTGTCATATGTTTGAGTGGTTGAACTATGTTTATAAATCGATGGTCTATAATTCAAACCAAACTTGTTATTTACGTGCATGTTTTAAAATATGTATGACATTAAAAGCCCATTGAATAATGTGGCTTAAATTTGCCCCTTCCCCATCAGAATTTCTTGATCCGCCACCAGACACCTGTAGTTATACTCCCATCCACATGCACTACCTTAAAATTAGGTTTTAATTTGGCGTCAATCTATTCTCACCTAAGTTATTGTTATCCTTAAAATGCTAACTAGGATGATTCAGATTACAATTGCAGTTGTTATTGTCCGGCAAATACGGTCACAATTATCATTCTAGTATATAAaaagtgttattaaaattaaaataatattttaaaaaaaaagtattgttaagaaaaaatattaccaaaatatataaaaaaaatataacattaatTTTAACATAGACATACTAAAATCCGCTGTATCTATAATTAAAACAGCTTcgtttattaacaaaaataataataataataataatagaaaaagtcTAGAAGGCtaacaactttgttaaattctggccagcatgtaaccaacaaaaaaaagtgagctattggatgaaatctcaaaccaatctcacaccattaaaaccatcattgatgattatttgatggctacaaattacaaaagttgctggcccctagcattcctcGTAATAATAAGCTTTATAAAGTCACCGGGAACTTGCACTAGAGCAACAACAAAGCCAAAGACAAAGAGATACAGCAGAAACTCCCAAATCCATCCAACGTTTGAAGAATTTATTAGAACCACGCTACTAATAACACTTGGATTTTTATCACACAACATGATTATCTATTTGCTAACCAAATTAAACCTGAGATGGGTGATATATATTGTTAGATTAAGTTAGATTATTGCACCTACTCATGTTCATTACTTATATGTTGCCTCTATTCTATATATAAATTCTCTGTCTTGCTAAATGCTAATTATTAGTAACTCATTTCAACTTTCCTTTCGGGTATTATTTGCTTGACCAGTAGCTTAATTTATAGTGATAATGGATAATAACTTAATTAAACTTCATGTTTAGTACATCAAATCTAGACCATGTTATTTGGGTTTGAAGtcttaacataaataattaacatACATTGGCCAAAATAATTAATATGCAACTAACTTTCCTTATTTCAAATATTCAGTTGAACTGTTatcaaatttttaacaaattgattatttataattttgcaatttttaaaaatcttcaaTGGAAGGTATCATCATAATTTGTAACTAAAAAGTGTCCATTGTTGTTGATATGTGCAAggtccaaaaaaataataatgagaatctgaaaaatataTAATTGGGTATGGGAAGGCTGTTAGTGACATGACAGTCCGAATAGGTTTCAGAGACATTTTCATTAATTGATTGGATTGATTTGTTTGTTCAAAgggaaataaaagagaaagagaaagataaagtgatccatctttaatttgtttgtttgAGACAGCACCCACTTCCTTCTGAGAACCACACAAATATGTAATAACCCCACCACCTACCTCTTTGATTTGACCTTTCAGATTCTCTCATTATAACCTCTTCCCACCAGACAAACTCATCTTATCACTTAACCATTTTTCTACCATGCACCCATTAATTACACTATCTTACTTTTCATTTTTGGGAAACTTGTTCTATCTATATCAATCTCTCTAATTTATTCATAACTTACAACTTAGAACATGCATGCATTTTGATTCTTACATTATTTATACTTAAAAtggtataattaaattatttttcctaaatttttaatgtactaattaattatttaaaaaaaatttactcttaaaaaattatatattgagtTTTGTATTTAGAAAATTTAGAGAATTGCATATAACCTAGCTAATATTTAACGTAATATCATAATTTGAGGCTGCCTTCAAATTATAATGTTAGATTTGTGTATAAATTATTATACATCtaattattatacatgtaatttctaaaagttgcATCCATTTTTATGTGGGTATCTCTATAGGTATCAAGTTCattttatttgtaaatttaaTTTAGGTACATAGATAATGGACAGAGATTGGAATCATGGATGAGGTTTGTTGTTGTACAAAGGAGACATGCCTTCAACAACATGGCTCTCACGTGCCTTCCTTGAATGAAGGATCCAACATCATCAGTCACGGACAGCCATGACCCATCATAACTTCGATTTAATACATGTTTTATAGTTGTTAAAAAATACATTAAGAAATATCAATTTgttccaagaaaaaaaaaatacaaagatattaagaaatgaatttgatttttttttcacggtattttttttgtcatgaatCTTAATTCCATTTAAAAGTTTGCCGCTAACTAATGACTTTCTATATATATGTACAAAGCAAAATTTAAATACCCgataattttttaagtaaattaATGAGTTAACCACTAAATTAATCTAagttgattaaaataattttgatttaaaaccaaacaataaatatattagaaGGTAAAAATGCTTGTGCCtattagatatataaaaaatattgtttctacaccaaaatcaactactaaaatcagttattaatatatttatatataaatacatatgttgtttaatttattttcaatgagtatttgtatttcaacatatattttatactagtgactgattttagtgtacacgtaacatagtcaattaatttgatattgaacATGGCTAAATAGTAGCAAATTATTTCTGTTGTAATAGCATGCATGTTTGAGCCTTAATTTGGGCACATACACAATGCCAGTCAGTGATGTTTTACTGTGTGAAAATCACTCACAATGCAATGCAAGTCATGTCATAATGAATAAGCAACATTATTGCATAGCAATAGTAGCATTTCATATTTCATTAATATTGAGTCCATGCAATGGTGGTAAGAACAAACTCTAGCTGCCAATATTCTGATCTATCTGCATGTATATGGAACAGTCATCAGTGTGATTTCACGcgcatatatatgtgtgtgtgtgttttgatgatgatgatgattgattagGTTCAACAATTCAGCTTTGCTAAAGGattgttatttttatattactcctgcttaaaataaaaggaaatttaaaactataaataaaattaattgtaaaataaaattaatattaatttgaaaTTTGGATAAACAATTATCAGTTTTGATGAataataaattcatattttaaaaactaaattag
Coding sequences:
- the LOC112737482 gene encoding ubiquitin carboxyl-terminal hydrolase 8-like; amino-acid sequence: MESVPAEDSHSENNDDERVYFVPLRWWKEAKGSMPEGSEGKEGVLYSGVAGSSYAGPMKIINNIFNSDLMFGLKREEESSMQNRENGEVGVSGRDFALVSGEMWLQALKWHSDSKNAIKDEKGCSSTEDDMADIYPLQLKLNVQKETKSLGVRISKKDNAPELFKRSCKIFGVDTEMLRIWDFSGRTTLFFLNDKSKISSEGQKQSEEIFLELQVYGLSDPSRCKEGKKDETNSSFKMNGSAFSPGEAGSLGLTGLQNLGNTCFMNSALQCLAHTPKLVDYFLEDYAKEINHDNPLGMDGEIALAFGDLLRKLWAPGAGPVAPRAFKAKLARFAPQFSGFNQHDSQELLAFLLDGLHEDLNRVKRKPYIEAKDADDRPDTEVADEYWHNHLARNDSIIVDVCQGQYKSTLVCPICRKVSVTFDPFMYLSLPLPSTTMRTMTLTVVNNGINGITQLSPYTISVPKNGKLQDLTRALGIACSLGLDETLLVAEAYNNMIIRFLEDPSDSLSLIRDADRLVAYRFMKDNSDGPFLVFTNQQMEKQQTHGKSTPNWKAFGVPIVSKHCNVTKGSDLRDLYLKLLNSFQISTEESLENLDLSNKTERMAETEGMESPHLSSSMNGEDSSSDGGLEFYITDEKGIVKDSKISMNEPLEINQELRLLHVLVYWSDKQIQQFDSQLFSPLPEVYKSGFLAKKPQESASLYKCLDTFLQEEPLGPEDMWYCPSCKKHRQASKKLDLWRLPEILVIHLKRFQYSRYMKNKLETYVDFPVDNLDLSAYISHRNGKSYQYMLYAISNHYGSMGGGHYTAFVHHGGDQWYDFDDSNVHPISKEKIKSSAAYVLFYRKVVEG